The genomic stretch TATTTAACTAGTCTCGGAAATATTGCCATCTGTGGACCTAACTATGAAATCCTATTCCTTCCAACTATTGTAATAGATTCGTTTCCCACTCATTATCTAATTAAACCTATCAATATATTAATCCCAGTGGGACAAAAAATAGTAACATGGATATCTTAAGCCTATCAATTGGCGCTCCCAATGGCGATGCCAAATGGTGGCGTATCTCAAATATATCCAATCAGTTGCAAAATTACGGTCATAATGTTCATCACGTATGTTATGGGGATGAATCTTTAGGGACAAAAAAGGGGTTGGATGAGTTAGAAAGAAACTCGACCGACGTAACAATCATAGATTCAAGCTTGACTGCAGCCTCAATAAGGAACGTTTTTCATGAAAATATAGTCGAAAACTACGATTGTATCTATGGAAATAACCATGTAAGCACGCTTTTCGGGAATTTAAGAATCTTCGACGATGTTCCAGTAATCTATGATATTCACGGAGACATCTTGCAAGAGCACTTACTAAAATATGAATCAAATCCACAATTACCTAACCGGTTTTCACTAAAAAGCGGGTCAAAATTACTGACAAAATGGGTTATCTACAAATCAAATTTATCAGCTTCCTCTGCAATTCTGAGCGTCTCTAAAAAAATGAAAAGGAAATTACAGGATGATGGAATACCGAAGAGCAAGATTTCGTATATCACGAATGGAGTAGATCTTGATTTCTTCTCACAAGAAAATTCTCAACATCAACCTCTCAAGGAAGAACTCGGATTGAGCTCTGAATTAATCGTCGGATATGTCGGTGGATTTCAGGAGTGGCAAGGAGTTCAAAGTCTGATTTCGGCTGCAAAACAAATTGACGATGACGAAATTATTTTTTTGATAGTGGGGAAGCGCCAAGGAGTAGACGATAACATTCGGTTTGTACCAAGAATCCCACGTGAGTCGGTTCCTGACTACTACAGTGTATGTGACATCCTGGTGCTCCCGCGCCCGCACCACGTAGCTACTGAAGTAGCAGCACCAACTAAATTCGCCGAATACGCTGCAATGGGAAAACCAATATTAGCAACTAACGTTGGCGATGCAGCAAACTTAATCAGACAGTACGAATGTGGAGTCGTCATCGAGAATAACAGCGCCGAACGGATTACTGAAGGGATTGCTGAGCTACAATCTCTTTCTCAATCTGAACGTAAAAAAATGGGCGAGAATTCGAGGAAAATGGCGATCTCGGAATTCAACTGGGAAAAGATCGGAAAGTCATTGTCAGATACATTGTCGAAATTGGTATGAAATAGTCTCGGTGGCTTTTTCAAAGAATCTCTGCTTGAACTCATCAAAACTGTCCAATGAGATGGTTCCGGTACAAATCCAGCTAAAAACTGCTTTTACATACTACAGTTATTTATTCTGTCGGATTGACAACGGATTATGAATCGGATTCAAGCTGCAAACAGGATACTAAATAATGAGGGTCCACAAAGGCTGCTTTCTGAAACGGCAAATCTAATCGTTAAAGTAGCGAGCAAGAATTCAATAGTCGACGACATTGCTCTCCAAGCAACCAAAGAACTGCTCTCAAGTCGAAAGGGCGATGAAAATACTCCGAGCGATGTCATCGATACAATCTATTCCTTTCGTGGGGTTGGCCGATATCGAACGATTCGGGCGCTTCAGGTGCGGAGTGAATTTGAACAGTTAGTTGATACAGTTATTGAGCATGACCCAGATACGGTCCTCGAAATAGGAACTGCAAAGGGGGGAACGTTGTATGCTTGGGCACGGCTTCTGAATGCGGATACAAAATTCATTAGTATCGATCTTCCAGGGGGTGAATTTGGTGGTGGGTACTCTGAGAATCGCCAGCAACTTCTGGACTCATTTTCGGACGCAGAGATGACCTTCATCCGTGCTAATTCCCATAGCGCAGATACCATTGCTAAAGCAGCTGGCGAAGTACTCCACAACGGGGTTGATTTCCTTTTCATCGATGGCGACCACACGTATGAAGGAGTGAAGGCTGATTGGACACTCTATCGAGAATTAGTGAATGACGGAGGGATTGTAGCATTCCACGATATCGCTCCTCATCCAGAATATCCAAACTCAAACGTTGACCAGCTTTGGGATGAGATTAAAGAGGACTATGATACTACCGAGTTTATTGAGGATTCAAACCAAGGCTGGGCTGGAATTGGATTGGTACATCTCTGACTTTCAATATTCTAAGTTATTTTTTGCGCTCCCTTTGAGTGGAGGCCTATATTTTAGGGATGAAGCTCTTCAAAAGCGATTTTCATATAAATAAACCTGCACATTTTTATATCCTTCCCCGAAATATTTGAAAATTAACTTATGGAACAATTCCATATGGGAGAACCGCAGAATTATGACCAAAATCTATTAAGTGTGCTCTGAGTTTTAGGTGCTAATGCGGCCCTCAAAGAAAATAGTATTGTCTACGCTTACTGTCGGTTCTTTGATTATTGTTGCGATTGCAGCATTTCTATTCAATAAGCAAATTGCAGCACGCGCAAGTTATCTTGTTGTTGGCACAAGCCTCGCAATCTTTGCTGGATTCGTTGTACAACTCAAATCGGATATCTCTATAAGGCCCTCAGCCCATCATTTATTGAAAATTCATGTTATAATATGGTGTCTCGGAATTGTAGTAACAATATTGTTTAATGCACAATGGGTTCTGTATATCTCGCTCCCCCTTGCTGCAATATGCTTGGTTCTACTTTGGCTCACCAGTACATCATTTTATTCGATATCGTTCCTTGGAATCCTGACTTTTTTGATGGTTCCTCTAACCCGCATCCTCACGACAGGATTTATCTTTGGTCATGGGGATACGGCGGTCCATCTTAGAAATATTGACATGTTGATTCACACTTCCAAAATCGCTGGAATGCCTCTGGACCGATATCACAACTTTGCCGTTGAGCACTCACTAGTTGGAGGTGTTAGTCTAGTCTCGGGTATTTCAACTACATCTGCATTAATGCTAATTGGGTTGATATCCATGTCCTTGTTAATAATTTCAATATCACTCACCTCAGACATAATTTTTAATAGCAAGCATATGGCTGGGAGCACCCTCCTAGGGGCGATCGGGATTTCTAGTTTAACATTCTATGTTACGTATCCATTCCCTCAGGTAATTTCACTCTCATTTCTTTCCTTAGTTCTGTACCACTCTTTCCGAGCTACTACCGAAAAACGCTATGCGAATATTGGCCTGGCATTTATTATGGGTGTTACAGCAGTATTTACACACCAACTTGCACTATTTATTTTTGGCATTTTTTTAACTCATTGGTTGATTACTAATCGCTTCTTGTCAAGGCTGACCAATCAATCAATGCCATCTGTTTATCCACTTATAATCCCAATATTAGTTGCTGTTTCATATTGGGTTCTTGTCGATGAAATATTTGCTATCGGGTTGGTTATTGCTTCAGGCACGTTCAGCAGCCAAATTATCAACTCTCCTACTGCAGTGAGTGCCGGAGAAGGTGAAGGAGGAATTATAACGCTTGGTACTACTCTAACTACAAATAATATAATCGATAGTGTTAGTTGGCTTTGGTCCATTGAGGGAATTTATTTTTCGATATTAGTTGCCCTGTTGACTCTTTGTATAGTAAGTATCGTCGAAAACAATGCCTCATTCAACCAAGGCACAAGTGTAGTGAGTGTCGGTTTGATGGGTTCTATCCTCTTTCTCAAAACTCCCCTTTCAATTGAATCAAAAAGTCGTATTGCCCTCATGTGGGTTCCGTTCGTAGCAATCGCAATAGGCCGGGGAATTGCATTTCTTAAGCCGGCTAACGACCATCAAATAACCGCTCGCTCAACCTCTGCTGTTCTTGTTGTAGCTCTATTGGTTTCCGGTCCACTGCTCGTTCCCTTTGACACATTTGATTCAGGATATTCGCCTAAAGAGAGTTACTCAAAGAGTACCGTTAACCAGCTCCAAGAGCTCACAAAATATTCTGAGACATCAAACTCCCAAATTTCAGCTACACATGCAGATGCGGTTATGCTTCGACGCTTTGGAGCAGTTCAAAACGAACAGATAAACATTGTAAACCAAACGGTTACTTCAGTTCATCCCATCTTGATTCGACGAAATATGTCCGAAAATCGCTTATCTATCGCTACTGGGGAGAAATGGGGTCTTCAACCTCTGATTGTCAGTGAGGAGTGGGTTAGTAAACAGTCGGAACAACAATCTTCTATATATCATTCTGGAGAGTTGAGATTGATAATTTCAAGGGGTTAACCTAATATGGACTGATTCGGGATATATTCGTTTTAATTTTCGTTCTAGTCTCTGCACGGCTTACAATCACAGAAGAATAAATTATAACTCCGAGTGTAATTTTCGCAATTAGCACTGGTAAACTCGATGTCGGGAGTACAAATTCTGCCACATACAACATAGATAGCATTACTGTTGCTGCGAAGAGGAGCCAGATAATGTCTTTCCACGGTGTCTTGATGGAGACATATCTGTAGACGTATTTGATATGTAGGATATCATTGAGTAAAGATGAAATCGCTGTGGCAATGGCTGCACCTATTATCCCAAATTCCAATATCAAAATGATATTCAAAACCAAATTGGTTATTATGCTAATTACTGTGGCACGAGCAGCTAATTCTGGTCTATCAATCGCAAGTAATGCTTGACCAGCAACAATATGGATTGCTTGAAATATCTTCTCTGCTAATAGAATAATGAGAACTATCCACGCTACTGCATACTCTGGACCAAAGACGAATGATAGAATTTCCTGAGAATAAAGTAGCGAGCCAAAGAATGCTGGAATTACTAAAAACAAAGAGAGGGTCATTGATTCCGATATGATTTCGTTGATTTTGGAGATCTCATTCTCGCTTGCCCACTTACTTATCTGTGGGAATAGCGCCCTACCGAGTGCTTTACTGAATATTAGGGTTAGTACTGACACTCTCCAAGCGACTTCGTAAACACCCACATCGGCTTGGGTCAGAATCACCCCAATTATCGCCACATCCATCCAATTGAATGTGTGCCCACCTATAGTTGAGATGACTGCATATTTTGAATAATCGAATAAGTTACGCATTCGACTTATTGTTGGTCTCCCAAACCCGGTTGAACTTCTGAAGAAACCAATTCCAAGCATAGAAATAAAACCGAGCAATAGTGCGTATATAAGAGATACAACTCCGAAACCAAGGCCGACTAATATCGAGCCAGCTCCAACAAAGACGACTTGTTGAGCTACCGTTGGAAGGGCTGTTTTCCCGACTTTAAGTTCCCCTTGGAGTAGTTCGATAGATAGTTTGGCGAATTCTTGAAGGACTATTCCTACTGCTAAATACACCGCAAATTCGCCGCCAAGGAAGTCATTGACGTAATCTCTAGATAATAAAACTATTCCAGCTATACCTGCTGCTGTGATGGTTTTTAATATGAGAGCACTTGATAAAGTTTTACCCGGGTTTTGCCCCTCACTAATACGCTTCGCTACACCATTGCTGATTCCGATGTCTGCGGGTATCGAAATTACTGTTAGAAGCGCCTGGAATAGAAAGAATGTGCCCATAAGGTGTGGGCCAAGCTCCTGAGCAAAAAATGCAATCCCCACGAAACCTATTATTGTTGCTACTAAATTTGCTATGAATACCTTGACAGTAGATTTCGCAAAATCCATATTATAAATTCAGTTTATTAGTTCGGAGATTCGTATTGTGCTATTGTAGCAGGTCAGAATGTTTCCTGGATACGCGGTCGGCAAACCCTTCCCATGTCCACCCTTGTTCTATAAGCCTCTCTTTGCCTGCTTGACCCATCTCTCGGAGAGTGCTGGGATTTTCAGTGAGTTCCGATAATGCTGTAGTTAGCTCTTCGGAATTGCCTGGACTGATAAGACGACCTGTCTTTCCTTCCTCAACCTGCTCACTAACACCTTCAATTCGTGTAGAGAGGACAGCAGTATTTGATGCCATTGCTTCATAGATTGCAGTAGGTCGTCCTTCTGCATGACTTGGAAGAAAAAATAGGTCTGCCATTGCGAACCACTCTCTAAGTTCATCCGTTTCAACTGATTCGAGAATTCGTGTGCTCTTTGGAGAATCAGACCTTTTGGTAGCTTCAAATAGCTCTTGTTTCATTTGCCCACCATGGCCAATGAATATATATTCAACATCTTTTTTAGGAAGTCCCGGTAAGGCCTCAATTATTTCGTTAATCCCTTTCCGTTGAATAAACTGTCCGCAAAAGAGTACAATTGTTTTCTGATTGTCGATTTTATACTTTGCACGCAACGCTTCTGACTTTTCTATCGGAAAATTTGAGGGGGTCGCACCAATAGGAATCGTAGATATATTTTCAATATTCGCGATTTCCGAGGCTGTTTCCGTGAGAGCGTCTGAGACGCAGAAAACGTGATTAGCCTCCTGTAGCACTTTAAGTACATGGCCTTCTACCTTTGGAGGCAAATCGGAGTAATTGTTGAGGAAGTGGCCGTGGCACATAACTGTAAATGGGCGCTGTTGATTCTCAGCAACAGACATCAATGCATATCCATCAGGATAGATGTGACACGCATGAGCAACTTCGAACTCTGTTTCTGAAGTTGCCTTCTCCATCGTCCGTCTATAACTCTTACCGGTCAATGAATATAGAATCGACTTGGGAATCCAATATAAAAATCGAGGACGAATAACACTGTGCTGCGGAAACTCCTCATAAATTGGCACCTTAAAGAATTCAGAATTCGGTCCAAAAGGAGGTGCATATGGAATGGGAGCAAATGCAGTAAGAGAGCAGTCGTCGTGCTTTGCTAACGCTTCAAGAGAACGTTTGTTGAAAATTCCTCGATAGGGGTGCTGTGAATCTGGGTGATTGACTGCAGATGCCAACAATTTATACTTCATAGATACCCAAGACTTCTGAGCAGTTCTTCAACATCTTGGTCATCTTCTGATAGCGATTCGGTTTTTTCAAACTTGCCCTTTACAACCTCTTTAAGTACGAAATTTACATATTCCTCAACAGATTCGAAACTAGTCCCTTCTATGCGCTCATTAATCGATTCCACGACCTCTGTACCTATTTCAACCTGTACCATCTTTTTATTCCTCCAACATATTCCATTTCATGAGAGCGTCGATGAAGAACTTGCTTGCCCAATTGGGATATCTGAAATACATGTAGTTTCCCCAAACTGGATCTGATCCACGAATTCCACCGTGTATTGATGGAGGTCCGTGTAGCGTTTGTGAATTTGTGAGATAATCAACGCTCTCTTCCATAGCAATTAAATATTTTCTATTCTCGTACATTTCAAATAATCGTCCCCACACGATTGCCATCTGTGCGTTCCCTGTTAAACAACGATACTCGCCAACTGGATTCCAGGTCGAGTCGTATACACCGAGTAAGATTTTATTTTCATTCTGTAGATGCAGTAATCTTTCCGCGGTAGCTTTCGCTGCTTTCTCACACTCCTTTTCGAGGTCTCCATCGAAGAGTATTGCCGATTCTAGTAATCCTCGGATCGTATACGCTATTGTGTGTAAGTACGCGGTATCTGATCCGTCGAAGCTACTTCTCTCAAACCAATCGTTCTCTCTTTGTTGTGAGAGGACCCACCGAAGATTGGCAGATGCAACTTCGTATCCGAGCTCGACATCAAACTCTTCGGCTGCTTCCAAAACTGGCCAACTGATACGGCTAGAATAAGCGTGACTTGTACCGTTGTAATCGAATGTATCCCAGCGACCGTCATTTCTTTGCACCTTTGATAGCCATCTGATCGCTGAAACGGCGCTTTCCCTGTACTTCTCGTTATTCGTCTCTTGGTTTGCGCGTACCAACCCCCGAAGAATTTGGCCAGTGTTGAAGACACTTGGTTCAGTACCATCTTCTGAATAGGTCCCTGCGGGGAAAGCGCCACTTGGCAATTGGACGCTTAACAACCACTCTGCCATCTTCTCAGCCCTCTCACGTGCTTCCGGAAAATTATACCACTCGGACACATCATACAGTGTGGGAATGATGTACCCAGTCGTTTCTGGATAGGGGGCTTCCCATCCCAAAAATAGGTTATAGCTTGCGGCTGACCCTCCCGTCCCAGTTACATCTTGAGACTTGAACAGCCACTTCACTGCAGCCATTACGTGGTCATCGATTGGTTTAGAAGGGGTAGATTCGCCCCGAATATCTCTCCAAATTGTTGATGAGAGTCCGTGAAGCCGATTATGCATCATTTGTTAGGGCAATTAAACTCATGTACAAAGCGCTTACATTCATTTGATTGGTTGTGAACTACCGATTTTATTGTTGGCCGGGAGACCTCGACGCCATATTGGGGATAATATTCCGTATCTATTAGTTCAATCTCATCAACACCGGATACCGAAATATCGAGAAATTCCCCATTAGGTGTTTCTACCTTCACTATGTTATTTAGGATTTCTACGGAAATGTCGGGAGAAAGATGAAATCTGCTTTTGTATGGGGCATCACCACCACATACTTCGTCTATAATCTTGAACCCTTTATCAATAGAGGAAACAGTCCTGATGTGCTGATATTTCCCAGTAAACATGGGAGAATCAAATTCTACTTTCACCAAGTCTTTTTCTTTCAAATGGACTTTGGGATTTGGTCGGGGTCCCATTTTAAAACGACCGTGGAGAATGGCCTGATCTCCGTCACCTACTTGAATCGTGTTGTGAGCAGTTACGCTTCGAACGTAACCTCGCCGTGTCCCCGATTGATAATCGTAAACACCGGTATCTACGATAACTGGTTCATCTTCTACCCATAATACAATGTTACCCACATCGTTATGTGCATGTCCTGGTAGGTGATCTGGACATGGTTTTCCCCCATCAATGATTGCTGTGAGGTTCTGGGACTGGAGTTGATAATAGCCTGACTCACCGGTCAACACTTCCGAATCTGGGGGGTTGAAATTAAACACTTTTTCTGCCAAACGAAGACAACTCACTCTCGATGGGCACTCGTGATAGACGGAATCGTTTAGTAATGGATAATTTGCATTTCCAGGGGATACACAATAAAGGAACTCGTACATCGATTTGATGTCGGATTTGATAGGAATCGGTATCGAGTACCCCGATTCTTGCAGCACGGAGAGTGACCAAGTGAGTTGGTATAGTAGGATTGTGTGATACATCGTACTCCTTTCATAATGCATTCCATCCTCAAGTAACTGCGAGGGGAGTTCTTCCACCAGAATTTTCAGCCCTTGGGTTTTCGCTTCGTCATCTGACAATGCAGTTCCTCCAACAAGGAGCGCACATGCATTCTCAACCAGATGATTTCCTCCAACGTCGTACTCTATATGGTTCTTTAAGAATTGAACATCACGGATAAGAGATCTCTGGAGAATTTCAGTATTCGTTGACTCTTTCTCAAAAATCACACCTAATCGAACGAGATTACAGATACGCCTGGACACTGTATAAGGTGCCCAATATCTACGGAACGAATTCGAATCGCCAATCTTCGAGATTCTAGAGGTATCCCACGCTTCTAACCAGTTCAGGAGTGATTCAGCAAACTCGACTGTTGTTGAGTCTGGACACAATGAAATCCATAATGCGGGTTCAAGCGAAAGGAGCTTTAGTGTCCATTGACGGGGGTAGTTATACTTTTCACCCACGAGCGGCGGAATTCTTGCCGGGAATTGATTACCGCCTTTTACCGAACGGCCCAGCAACGATAGTGTGCCATCTCGAAGGGCTTGGATATTATCCTCGAGATACGATTTGTAATCGTTATCAAGTGTTGACCTGACGAGGTCGATCGTCTCAGTCACCGAATCAAAATTTACACCTCCAGTGGGGGTATTCCCACCATATTTCTTGGATTTGTCTACTGGAATGTAAGGGAGTAATCTAGATTTCATTTTACGATGGAGTACTCCTCTGACCTGACTTGGCTCCATTTTCACGGCCGTTGTGGTGAATGCTATTGCCCAATCTCTCATAATCAAGCCTCAAGTCGTCGTAAACATTCTCGGATTCGCAAAATCTCTGTCGCTGTTCGAGACTCAACCTCCGTTGTTTTCTGTTCGTCACGAATGAGTCCTTTTAATTTCTGCACCTCGCTTTGAGATTCGACACTTAAATCTTCGGTTTCATGAGGGTCCTCCGCTAAATTATAAAGTTCTACCTCATCTAGATGCTGGTTCCAATGCAACTTCCAAGGCCAACAAACGATTGCGCATAGAATACCTGAGGTGTCAGTCTTCGAAGCGGCGGGATTGTAGTTGTAAATGACCTCTGTCAATGCGAATTCTCGCTGCTCATCCAACAAATTATTCCCAGGCCAATCATATACAAACTCTTTGTTTGATTCTGAATTGGCCAATTCGATTAGCGTAGTTGGGATGTCGATGTGTTGGACTGGGCTGGAAATAGTTCGGTTCTGTATCTCTGGCCCAGAGAGAACCAATGGTACATGAGTCACTTCATTATAAAGCGAAGCAGGCCCATGGCTGAATCCACCGTGATCTCCGAGTTCGGTTCCGTGATCAGCTGTGACACAAACAATAGTCTTTTCATCATTGGATGAATGATTAATTATCTTCCCAATTGCGGAATCAACGTTCTTCACTTCGCGGGCGTACAACCGATTGACGCTTTCCAATGTTGATTGCTCTGGTTGCTGATCAGACTTATTGTATATATGTGCAACTTCGTGCCAGGTTCGAGCAACTTCCCAGCTTGATATCTCTTTTGAGGCTGGAGTCCATGGATAGTGTGGATCCATATAATGTACCCATAAGAAGAAGGGGGAATCGGACGAACGAGAATTTAACCATTGTACTGCCTTTTTGGTTACAGCTTCACAGGATTTTATTGGGAAGTTTTTTGTGAAACTACAGAACGCTCTCGCAGCGAGTCCAAGTTTGTCCCGTAATTGTCCCTCTTCTGGAATTCTGTGTTGAACTCTCTGCATCCCCTTTACTAACGGACTTGTCTCGTCCCCACTTGAATCATCATTTAGAAAATCTACGAAGGTATCGAAACCAGAATCGTAGTGAAAGCTTTCTGTCAACCAAGGGTTAGCAGCATTGAAACCTGCAGTCTCATACCCCCTCTCTGAGAATTCATCGGCTAGCGAATGCCATCCTATAGGAAGACCAATAGGATCATCCGTATTGATATCTCGTCGTCCTCCAAGGATTGATCGGAAAGCAAAGTAGGTTGGAATGCCATTGGCGTAAGCATGTGTATAGGAGGCACCCTTCTCTGCAAGGGAATCGATGCACGGTGTGTATTTAACACGGTTTGAAAGATGTCCTACGTGGTCTACTCGCAACGAGTCTACAGTTATTAAAATGATATTTTTCCTCATGGTTTGATATGATGATTTATTTATTGACCATTCTGATTTTATTTCATCCCACACACAATGTCCTAATCTGCTGCACTAGTTCCATCGCAATATTTCGACGGTTATACTTTTCTTCAACAAATTGCCTTCCATGCTTCCCTATCCGTTTTCTTTCTTGTTCGGATAGTAGTAACCGTTCAATCTGCTGAGCCATCTGTTTCGGATTATTGGACGCGACAATACCTGCACCAGAGCTTTCAAGAATGGTTTCGATTTGACCTCTCCCTAACGCGATAATTGGTAGTTCACAAGCCATATATTCGTATACTTTAGTGGGAATTGCGTAACTCAGTGAATCCCTGTCTTTAAGCGGGGCCAACCCAACCTTTGACTGGTTCAATAATTTCGGAATATGCTCTCTATCGACTAGCCCTGTAAACTCAATTTGTTCCGACAGGTCAAGGTCGTCTGCTAAATTCTCTAACCTGGATTTAAGATCGCCACTCCCAACGATTTGGAAAGTCGTACTATTATCAAGGAACTGCATAGACCGAATGCAGGTCTCCAAGTCCTGTCCATAACCCAGATTTCCTGTATAAATCAAATCGTGTTTGGTAGATTCATTGAGTGGTTCGAAAAATTCAATATCAACCCCATTCGGAATCGTTGTAATGTCGGATTTAAAATTGTATCTCTCCCTTAGTTGCTCGCTCGTTCCCTCTGTCGTCACTGTAATCAAGTCGGCTTTTCTGAGTTCAAACTCTTGGTAAGAGTGACTAATTTTCGTAATAATCCCATTTTCCGAGATAAATCCGAGATCTGAAGATACATCAATCCAGAGGTCTCGGATATCAACCACCCATTTGACAGAGCCTGCGAGACGGAATGGCAGCGCAACTATCCCTGTAAAAATCGGTGGTGACGTCGTCACAACAACATCGAACTCCTCGCGTCGCCAGAACAACCAGAATATCGCATGAGCGACGAATGTGAAATAATAAAGCATTCTCTCGATAAACGAGGGATCAACATCTCGAAGCTGCCACGACCACAATCGGTGGACATTAACGCCATCACGGGTTTCACCTGTCTCCCACACCCACGACCAATCAAAATCACTCGCTGGAAAACAAGGTGGTGGCGAAACAACCGTCACATCTAACTCATCGGCCATGTGTTTCGACAAGTCACCTATCCGAGAGGCGTTACCTCCCTTCTCAGGTGGGAACATCTGACTGACAATCAGCACTCTTAGTTCGGATTTGCTCATTCTATTTATATTCGGACGAGGTCCAATCCAGCATCGTTCCATTCTGCCTGATTCAAAATCGCTTTCGAATCAATCACTAAATCATCGGCCATTCGTGAAGCTATTTCCTCAGGATTAATCTGAGTGTACTTTTTGTGGTCAGTTGCAATAATGATTACATCGGCGTTCTCAGTCGCTTCCTCAATCGAATACAGGTTCAGCGTCTGGTCATCCACGTGAGGGTCGTTTAGTCTCACGTGGACGTCCTCAGATTCGCCACCATCTTTTGAAACAGCAGCAATCGCTTCCTCTGTCCCCGACTGAAATCGGCGCGCGAGTGCGAGACCTGGGCTTTTTCGAATGTCATCGACATTTCCCTTGTAAGCAACTCCAAGTATCGCAATTTGCTTTCCTGCCAGTGTGCCTAGCTCTGATTCGACAAGATTAACGATGTAATCTACCATACCGTCGTTGATCTTTCGGGCGACTGATATTAGTTCGAGGGAATCTGAATCCTGTCCTAAGAACCATGGATCAATAGGTAGGCAATGACCTCCAACTCCTGGGCCTGGCTGATGAATCTCTACACGTGGATGTCTGTTCGCTAATTGAATCGCCTCTCTGGAATCAACACCGTAATCTTGTGCCAACTTTGCTAGCTCGTTTGCGAGGGCAATATTAGTGTCCCTGTAGGTATTTTGGATTAGTTTAACGAATTCGGCAGTCGTTGCATCTGCAGTTGTGTGAATCTCCCCCTCAACAAACGAGTCATAAAGTCGGACTGCTGCTTCTGTTGATACACCATTTACACCACCAATAATCCGGTCATTTTCCCGAAGCTCAGTGATGATATTTCCAGGTAGAACCGTCTCTGGACAGTGAATAAGGGCGAAGTCTTGACCTGCACTGAGTCCAGATCTCTCTAATATCGGTTGTAAGGTGTTTATTGTCGTTCCAGGTGGGACTGTCGATTCGAGGATGACTGAAT from Haladaptatus sp. QDMS2 encodes the following:
- a CDS encoding alginate lyase family protein gives rise to the protein MRDWAIAFTTTAVKMEPSQVRGVLHRKMKSRLLPYIPVDKSKKYGGNTPTGGVNFDSVTETIDLVRSTLDNDYKSYLEDNIQALRDGTLSLLGRSVKGGNQFPARIPPLVGEKYNYPRQWTLKLLSLEPALWISLCPDSTTVEFAESLLNWLEAWDTSRISKIGDSNSFRRYWAPYTVSRRICNLVRLGVIFEKESTNTEILQRSLIRDVQFLKNHIEYDVGGNHLVENACALLVGGTALSDDEAKTQGLKILVEELPSQLLEDGMHYERSTMYHTILLYQLTWSLSVLQESGYSIPIPIKSDIKSMYEFLYCVSPGNANYPLLNDSVYHECPSRVSCLRLAEKVFNFNPPDSEVLTGESGYYQLQSQNLTAIIDGGKPCPDHLPGHAHNDVGNIVLWVEDEPVIVDTGVYDYQSGTRRGYVRSVTAHNTIQVGDGDQAILHGRFKMGPRPNPKVHLKEKDLVKVEFDSPMFTGKYQHIRTVSSIDKGFKIIDEVCGGDAPYKSRFHLSPDISVEILNNIVKVETPNGEFLDISVSGVDEIELIDTEYYPQYGVEVSRPTIKSVVHNQSNECKRFVHEFNCPNK
- a CDS encoding sulfatase; its protein translation is MRKNIILITVDSLRVDHVGHLSNRVKYTPCIDSLAEKGASYTHAYANGIPTYFAFRSILGGRRDINTDDPIGLPIGWHSLADEFSERGYETAGFNAANPWLTESFHYDSGFDTFVDFLNDDSSGDETSPLVKGMQRVQHRIPEEGQLRDKLGLAARAFCSFTKNFPIKSCEAVTKKAVQWLNSRSSDSPFFLWVHYMDPHYPWTPASKEISSWEVARTWHEVAHIYNKSDQQPEQSTLESVNRLYAREVKNVDSAIGKIINHSSNDEKTIVCVTADHGTELGDHGGFSHGPASLYNEVTHVPLVLSGPEIQNRTISSPVQHIDIPTTLIELANSESNKEFVYDWPGNNLLDEQREFALTEVIYNYNPAASKTDTSGILCAIVCWPWKLHWNQHLDEVELYNLAEDPHETEDLSVESQSEVQKLKGLIRDEQKTTEVESRTATEILRIRECLRRLEA
- a CDS encoding glycosyltransferase family 4 protein, which translates into the protein MSKSELRVLIVSQMFPPEKGGNASRIGDLSKHMADELDVTVVSPPPCFPASDFDWSWVWETGETRDGVNVHRLWSWQLRDVDPSFIERMLYYFTFVAHAIFWLFWRREEFDVVVTTSPPIFTGIVALPFRLAGSVKWVVDIRDLWIDVSSDLGFISENGIITKISHSYQEFELRKADLITVTTEGTSEQLRERYNFKSDITTIPNGVDIEFFEPLNESTKHDLIYTGNLGYGQDLETCIRSMQFLDNSTTFQIVGSGDLKSRLENLADDLDLSEQIEFTGLVDREHIPKLLNQSKVGLAPLKDRDSLSYAIPTKVYEYMACELPIIALGRGQIETILESSGAGIVASNNPKQMAQQIERLLLSEQERKRIGKHGRQFVEEKYNRRNIAMELVQQIRTLCVG
- a CDS encoding nucleotide sugar dehydrogenase codes for the protein MSSVYVHGLGYIGLPTAAMLANYGHSVAGYDIDEKIVHELNKGSINVDEPGLRAFVTEALESGNLEVTDSVGTSKYHIISVPTPFDDEAKKADLSYIEAAGKAIQPHLRPGDSVILESTVPPGTTINTLQPILERSGLSAGQDFALIHCPETVLPGNIITELRENDRIIGGVNGVSTEAAVRLYDSFVEGEIHTTADATTAEFVKLIQNTYRDTNIALANELAKLAQDYGVDSREAIQLANRHPRVEIHQPGPGVGGHCLPIDPWFLGQDSDSLELISVARKINDGMVDYIVNLVESELGTLAGKQIAILGVAYKGNVDDIRKSPGLALARRFQSGTEEAIAAVSKDGGESEDVHVRLNDPHVDDQTLNLYSIEEATENADVIIIATDHKKYTQINPEEIASRMADDLVIDSKAILNQAEWNDAGLDLVRI